A genomic segment from uncultured Marinifilum sp. encodes:
- a CDS encoding transposase yields the protein MNGDKFRRQYKTNLSGFDQWDKKLHAKDYLIFPENIGSNLALDETAFSNGELYTILSNKDKKGKQGSLVGVFNGTQADSIISLIREHISEELRYTVKEVTLDMAGSMNKIVRKCFLKAEITTDRFHVQKLANDAVQELRIKHRWKIIDDENAEYKKAKLEGKLYKPEILENGDTLRQLMARARYALYKSPEKWTTSQEIRARLLFERFPEIKKAYRLSDGLRKIYNQSLEPNVARLKLAQWFDEIERAGMDSFNSIKRTFEVHHKQIVNYFLNRSTNAFAESLNAKIKNFRRSLRGIVDLDFFLFRLSKIFA from the coding sequence ATAAATGGTGATAAATTTCGAAGACAGTACAAAACAAATTTAAGTGGTTTTGATCAATGGGATAAAAAGCTACACGCCAAAGATTACCTGATATTTCCTGAAAACATAGGTTCTAATTTAGCTCTTGATGAAACAGCCTTTTCAAATGGAGAGTTGTATACCATTCTCAGTAACAAAGATAAAAAAGGAAAGCAAGGTAGCTTGGTTGGTGTGTTTAACGGAACACAAGCTGATTCCATTATAAGTTTAATTCGCGAACACATTTCAGAAGAGTTGCGCTATACCGTTAAAGAAGTTACTCTTGACATGGCTGGTAGCATGAATAAGATCGTAAGAAAATGTTTTCTAAAAGCTGAAATCACTACAGATCGATTTCATGTGCAAAAGCTGGCCAATGATGCCGTACAAGAGCTTAGAATTAAGCATAGGTGGAAGATAATAGATGATGAAAATGCAGAGTATAAGAAAGCGAAATTAGAAGGAAAATTGTATAAACCTGAAATATTGGAAAATGGTGATACACTGCGACAATTGATGGCTAGAGCTCGTTATGCATTGTATAAATCTCCGGAAAAATGGACTACATCTCAAGAAATCAGAGCTCGTTTATTATTTGAAAGATTTCCCGAAATTAAGAAAGCATACAGGCTCTCGGATGGACTTAGAAAAATATACAATCAATCTTTAGAACCAAATGTAGCAAGACTTAAACTAGCACAATGGTTCGATGAAATTGAAAGAGCCGGAATGGATTCTTTTAATTCAATAAAAAGAACTTTTGAAGTACATCATAAACAAATTGTTAATTATTTCTTGAATAGAAGTACAAACGCTTTTGCCGAATCTTTAAATGCTAAAATTAAAAATTTCAGAAGATCTTTAAGAGGGATTGTTGATTTAGATTTCTTCCTTTTTAGGTTATCTAAAATTTTTGCTTAG